From Astyanax mexicanus isolate ESR-SI-001 chromosome 13, AstMex3_surface, whole genome shotgun sequence, the proteins below share one genomic window:
- the LOC103035064 gene encoding acidic leucine-rich nuclear phosphoprotein 32 family member B has translation MDMKKRIHLELRNRTPSDVRELVLDNCRSDEGKIEGLTADFVNLEFLSLINVGLTSISNLPKLAKLKKLELSDNRISGGLEVLAEKLPNITHLNLSGNKLKDLSTLEPLRNLNRLKSLDLFNCEVTTLDDYRGSVFKLLPQITYLDGYDPEDREVSDSDGEGGEEDEDEVNSEGEEEEDDEEEDEDGEEEDFDEDDDAEEEDVSGDEEEDSGQEEEVDDEDDEDDEDEDEDNKGEKRKRDPEDEDEEDDD, from the exons ATGGACATGAAGAAAAGAATTCACCTGGAGCTGCGGAACAGGACGCCCTCAGAC GTGAGAGAATTAGTGCTGGATAACTGTCGGTCAGATGAGGGGAAGATCGAGGGCCTCACTGCAGACTTTGTGAATCTGGAGTTTCTCAGCTTGATCAATGTTGGCCTGACGTCCATCTCTAACCTTCCCAAACTAGCCAAGCTCAAAAAG CTGGAGTTGAGCGATAACCGAATCTCAGGAGGACTTGAGGTTCTGGCAGAGAAACTCCCCAACATTACACATCTCAACCTCAGCGGCAACAAACTAAAGGACCTGTCCACCCTCGAGCCTCTG AGAAACCTAAATCGTCTGAAGAGCCTTGACCTTTTCAACTGTGAGGTCACAACCCTGGACGACTACAGAGGCAGTGTGTTTAAGCTCCTCCCACAGATCACTTACCTGGATGGCTATGACCCTGAAGATCGTGAGGTATCAGACTCTGATGGTGAGGGGGGTGAGGAAGATGAGGACGAAG TAAACTCTGAgggagaagaagaggaagatgatgaggaggaggatgaagatggAGAAGAGGAGGAttttgatgaagatgatgatgcaGAGGAGGAAGATGTGAGCGGGGATGAG GAGGAAGACTCTGGTCAGGAGGAAGAGGTGGacgatgaggatgatgaggacgATGAGGAtg AAGATGAGGATAATAAAGGAGAGAAGAGGAAACGAGACCCtgaggatgaagatgaggaagatgacGATTGA
- the LOC103034313 gene encoding high mobility group protein B2 isoform X1 — MYYIKQQLDSVLLEAGWRVTSRGALSNGSGQTALQKQPDPQRVMVKDANKPKGRTSAYAFFVLSSRDELKKKSPGTSVNFGKFSKKCSEDWKALTPSEKKKFEDLAKADKARYDEEMKSYVPPKGMGKMGRKKKDPNAPKRPPSAFFIFCSEHRPAVKSEHPNLTIGEIAKKLGEKWSKLSTKDRSPFDQKAVLLREKYEKEVAAYRSGGSVAKRGPGRPTGSTKKAHADDDDDDDDDEDDEDDDEEDDDEEDEDDE; from the exons ATGTACTACATTAAACAACAGCTGGACAGTGTGTTGTTGGAAGCCGGCTGGCGCGTTACGTCACGCGGGGCTTTGTCCAATGGAAGCGGGCAGACTGCGCTTCAAAAGCAGCCCGACCCGCAGCGAG tCATGGTGAAAGACGCAAACAAACCGAAAGGCAGGACCTCTGCGTACGCATTCTTTGTCCTGTCCTCTAGGGATGAGCTTAAAAAGAAGAGCCCTGGTACTTCAGTGAACTTTGGCAAGTTTTCCAAGAAATGCTCAGAAGACTGGAAG GCTCTAACTCCATCTGAAAAGAAGAAGTTTGAGGACCTGGCGAAGGCTGACAAGGCTCGTTATGATGAAGAGATGAAGAGCTACGTTCCCCCAAAAGGCATGGGAAAGATGGGGAGAAAGAAGAAGGACCCAAATGCACCTAAACGTCCCCC GTCAGCATTCTTCATCTTTTGTTCGGAACACAGACCAGCGGTGAAGAGTGAGCACCCAAACCTAACTATTGGTGAGATTGCCAAAAAGCTAGGTGAGAAGTGGTCCAAGCTGAGCACAAAAGATCGTTCTCCCTTCGATCAGAAGGCTGTCCTGCTGCGTGAGAAGTATGAGAAG GAAGTCGCTGCGTACCGCTCTGGAGGCAGTGTTGCTAAAAGGGGCCCCGGCCGACCTACAGGCTCCACTAAGAAAGCACATGCTGACGACGATGACGACGACGACGATGATGAAGACGACGAAGATGATGACGAAGAGGACGATGACGAGGAGGATGAAGATGACGAGTAA
- the LOC103034313 gene encoding high mobility group protein B2 isoform X2, giving the protein MVKDANKPKGRTSAYAFFVLSSRDELKKKSPGTSVNFGKFSKKCSEDWKALTPSEKKKFEDLAKADKARYDEEMKSYVPPKGMGKMGRKKKDPNAPKRPPSAFFIFCSEHRPAVKSEHPNLTIGEIAKKLGEKWSKLSTKDRSPFDQKAVLLREKYEKEVAAYRSGGSVAKRGPGRPTGSTKKAHADDDDDDDDDEDDEDDDEEDDDEEDEDDE; this is encoded by the exons ATGGTGAAAGACGCAAACAAACCGAAAGGCAGGACCTCTGCGTACGCATTCTTTGTCCTGTCCTCTAGGGATGAGCTTAAAAAGAAGAGCCCTGGTACTTCAGTGAACTTTGGCAAGTTTTCCAAGAAATGCTCAGAAGACTGGAAG GCTCTAACTCCATCTGAAAAGAAGAAGTTTGAGGACCTGGCGAAGGCTGACAAGGCTCGTTATGATGAAGAGATGAAGAGCTACGTTCCCCCAAAAGGCATGGGAAAGATGGGGAGAAAGAAGAAGGACCCAAATGCACCTAAACGTCCCCC GTCAGCATTCTTCATCTTTTGTTCGGAACACAGACCAGCGGTGAAGAGTGAGCACCCAAACCTAACTATTGGTGAGATTGCCAAAAAGCTAGGTGAGAAGTGGTCCAAGCTGAGCACAAAAGATCGTTCTCCCTTCGATCAGAAGGCTGTCCTGCTGCGTGAGAAGTATGAGAAG GAAGTCGCTGCGTACCGCTCTGGAGGCAGTGTTGCTAAAAGGGGCCCCGGCCGACCTACAGGCTCCACTAAGAAAGCACATGCTGACGACGATGACGACGACGACGATGATGAAGACGACGAAGATGATGACGAAGAGGACGATGACGAGGAGGATGAAGATGACGAGTAA